A stretch of Imperialibacter roseus DNA encodes these proteins:
- a CDS encoding DUF2911 domain-containing protein has translation MKKVLFVLGLALLVYGGYTAYEFYNSLGLSPRGQATYQTQDITIDLDYGRPYKRGRKVFGGLVPYGEYWRTGANEATEIEFSRDVVFGGKPIKKGRYRLYTIPESARWTIVLNSELAQWGKFEPNYDLDVLRVEVPVLNPKEEVEQLTMEFQPDENGTQLLFKWNRTLTRVPIKWENPPVSSLK, from the coding sequence ATGAAGAAGGTATTATTTGTACTGGGTTTGGCACTGCTGGTCTACGGTGGCTATACAGCTTATGAATTCTATAATTCTCTGGGGCTAAGCCCAAGGGGGCAGGCGACTTACCAAACACAGGACATTACCATTGATCTTGACTATGGCAGGCCTTACAAGCGAGGCAGGAAGGTCTTTGGTGGGCTGGTGCCTTACGGTGAATATTGGAGAACAGGAGCCAACGAAGCCACTGAGATTGAGTTTAGCAGAGATGTGGTTTTTGGGGGTAAACCGATCAAAAAAGGAAGATACAGACTCTATACTATTCCGGAATCTGCCCGCTGGACAATAGTACTCAACAGCGAATTAGCTCAGTGGGGCAAGTTCGAACCCAACTACGACCTGGATGTGCTGAGAGTGGAGGTGCCGGTGCTTAACCCAAAAGAAGAAGTAGAGCAGTTGACGATGGAGTTTCAACCTGATGAAAACGGAACCCAACTTCTTTTCAAATGGAACAGGACGCTGACCAGGGTGCCTATCAAATGGGAGAATCCGCCAGTCAGTTCGCTCAAATGA
- a CDS encoding GNAT family N-acetyltransferase — protein sequence MNLTIREASLGDAKIIIDFQIKMAWETEKLNLDRAVVEKGVISVFNDPNKGTYFVAEGEGKIVASLLITFEWSDWRNSTVWWIQSVFVIEESRGKGVFKKMYQFLSDKVKRIPSLAGLRLYVDKTNTSAQGVYSKLGMNGDHYQLYEWLK from the coding sequence ATGAATTTGACTATCCGTGAGGCATCATTGGGAGATGCCAAGATTATTATCGACTTCCAGATAAAAATGGCCTGGGAAACAGAGAAATTGAACCTGGACAGGGCTGTGGTTGAAAAAGGCGTTATTTCTGTTTTCAACGATCCAAATAAGGGCACGTATTTTGTAGCTGAAGGGGAAGGTAAGATTGTTGCCTCATTGCTGATCACCTTTGAGTGGTCCGACTGGAGAAACAGCACGGTGTGGTGGATTCAGTCGGTGTTTGTGATAGAAGAGTCCCGGGGAAAAGGTGTTTTTAAAAAAATGTATCAGTTTCTCTCCGATAAAGTTAAAAGGATTCCTTCTTTGGCAGGCCTGAGATTGTATGTGGACAAAACAAACACATCAGCTCAGGGAGTGTACAGCAAACTTGGCATGAATGGCGACCATTACCAGTTGTACGAATGGTTAAAGTAG